A window of the Prosthecobacter debontii genome harbors these coding sequences:
- a CDS encoding alpha/beta hydrolase family protein produces the protein MFRSFFFAFGFILSANATEPVLKGWQPEVRRIEIQSSVDQSLQPALTWSPASKETQPLLVGLHTWSGDYTQASNGRSYAQWCMDRGWHFIYPHFRGPNRTPESMGSDLAVQDIVDAVEQMKKTQRVDTNRIYLIGVSGGGHMAMLMAGRHPEIWAGVSAWCGISDIAAWHNEHLTDGTPDNYARNIEQALGGRPTAERLEDARKRSPLTHLAQARNVPLDINHGIHDGRVGSVPFRHGLFAFNKVATEPLAPTEISAYYESQQRPSNWTAPDADALYVGLPLKKPGMSAELAHQPVSKPVLFRKVSGNARITLFDGGHEILYAPALNWLALQRKGQAAVWQISNPLPVGPEADTQSGL, from the coding sequence ATGTTTCGTTCATTCTTTTTTGCTTTTGGTTTCATTTTAAGCGCCAACGCCACAGAGCCTGTTCTCAAAGGTTGGCAACCTGAGGTAAGGCGTATTGAAATTCAGAGCAGCGTGGACCAATCGCTTCAGCCTGCATTGACGTGGTCCCCTGCATCTAAAGAAACCCAGCCCTTGCTTGTGGGACTCCACACCTGGAGCGGGGACTACACTCAAGCCTCCAACGGTCGCAGCTATGCTCAATGGTGCATGGATCGTGGCTGGCACTTCATCTACCCGCATTTTCGGGGTCCTAACCGCACCCCTGAAAGCATGGGCAGTGACCTAGCTGTGCAAGACATTGTGGATGCTGTCGAGCAGATGAAAAAGACCCAGCGTGTGGACACGAACCGCATCTACCTGATCGGAGTGAGTGGCGGCGGTCACATGGCCATGCTCATGGCAGGCAGACATCCTGAGATCTGGGCTGGCGTCTCCGCTTGGTGTGGCATCAGTGATATCGCCGCTTGGCACAACGAACATCTGACGGACGGCACGCCCGACAATTACGCTCGCAATATTGAACAAGCGCTAGGCGGCCGACCCACCGCAGAGCGATTGGAGGACGCCCGCAAGCGTTCCCCCCTAACTCACCTCGCTCAGGCCCGCAACGTGCCTTTGGACATTAACCACGGGATTCATGATGGACGAGTCGGCAGTGTGCCGTTCCGTCATGGCTTGTTTGCTTTCAACAAAGTTGCCACTGAGCCTCTAGCCCCGACCGAGATCAGCGCCTACTATGAAAGCCAGCAACGTCCCTCGAACTGGACGGCACCCGATGCAGATGCACTCTACGTCGGCCTACCTCTAAAGAAACCGGGCATGTCGGCTGAACTCGCCCACCAGCCCGTGAGCAAGCCTGTGCTTTTCCGTAAGGTTTCAGGTAACGCGCGGATCACCCTGTTTGATGGCGGACATGAGATCCTCTATGCCCCTGCGCTTAATTGGCTGGCGCTCCAGCGCAAGGGGCAGGCCGCTGTTTGGCAGATTTCAAATCCGCTCCCCGTGGGTCCTGAAGCCGATACTCAATCCGGTCTGTAA
- a CDS encoding HAD family hydrolase — protein MLKAFIFDLDGTLIDSLADIAGCINRMLETRGFPPCQDISMFRQMVGDGMEKLVERALPEAERTPEMIRVCTEEYRAFYDGHWQDETRPYEGITEMLASLKEQGIKIGVISNKAHRFTVPMTEHFFGQGYFDVILGQRAEVPRKPSPEGAYEAASLLRLSVTECAYIGDSGIDMAFAKSAGMVGIGVDWGFRSVEELREHGATRIISLPSDLLEIN, from the coding sequence ATGCTGAAAGCTTTCATCTTCGATCTCGATGGCACCTTGATTGATTCCCTGGCCGACATTGCCGGGTGCATCAACCGCATGCTTGAAACCCGCGGCTTTCCGCCCTGTCAAGATATCAGCATGTTTCGCCAGATGGTCGGCGATGGCATGGAGAAGCTGGTGGAGCGTGCCTTGCCCGAGGCGGAACGCACCCCCGAGATGATCCGCGTCTGCACGGAGGAGTATCGCGCGTTTTACGACGGGCATTGGCAAGATGAAACTCGCCCTTACGAAGGCATTACCGAGATGCTGGCCAGCCTGAAAGAGCAGGGGATCAAAATCGGCGTCATTTCGAATAAAGCCCACCGCTTCACGGTGCCGATGACCGAACACTTCTTCGGCCAGGGTTACTTTGATGTCATTCTTGGTCAGCGAGCCGAGGTGCCACGCAAGCCTTCCCCTGAAGGCGCGTATGAGGCTGCGAGTTTACTCAGGCTCTCAGTGACGGAGTGTGCTTACATCGGAGACTCCGGTATCGACATGGCCTTTGCAAAAAGTGCCGGCATGGTCGGCATCGGTGTGGATTGGGGATTTCGCTCCGTGGAGGAGTTGCGGGAGCACGGCGCTACGCGCATCATTTCCCTCCCAAGCGATTTACTGGAAATAAACTAG
- a CDS encoding L,D-transpeptidase, with amino-acid sequence MLFPRALRFVTQTSALAAVLWLTACQSPPETPPPAPEAAKKPTGLFEWYEEGKSITSITINVDEQKAALYHGKKQIGWTYVATGITSFPTPTGEFKIIEKVANKVSNLYGKGYDANGKLINSDFKQGRDLLPPGGRFEAAKMTYFMRLTNDGVGMHIGPIPRPGRRASHGCIRLPSKIAGTIFSNVTLGTPVTITGSGPDYATYLKQSNAKAKANAAKLADAKKKAAEGKVAEAAKETAEATTLTADDPNGPGAAATTTITTLPATPVAPAAPAAPAPVAPAAPTAPVEEIKPAVPNDQAQ; translated from the coding sequence ATGCTTTTCCCCCGCGCGTTGCGCTTTGTCACTCAAACCTCGGCTTTGGCCGCTGTTCTCTGGTTGACCGCTTGCCAGAGCCCGCCCGAAACTCCCCCACCTGCCCCTGAAGCCGCGAAGAAGCCCACGGGGCTTTTTGAATGGTATGAGGAAGGGAAAAGCATCACCTCCATCACCATCAATGTCGATGAGCAGAAGGCCGCTCTCTATCACGGTAAGAAACAGATCGGCTGGACCTATGTGGCCACCGGCATCACCAGCTTCCCCACCCCCACAGGCGAGTTCAAGATCATCGAAAAAGTCGCCAACAAGGTTTCCAACCTCTATGGCAAGGGCTACGATGCGAATGGCAAGCTGATCAATTCAGACTTCAAGCAAGGCCGTGATCTCCTGCCACCAGGAGGCCGTTTCGAAGCCGCGAAGATGACCTACTTCATGCGACTCACCAATGACGGTGTCGGCATGCACATCGGCCCCATCCCACGCCCTGGACGTCGCGCCTCGCATGGTTGCATCCGCCTGCCTTCGAAGATTGCCGGGACCATTTTCAGCAACGTCACCCTGGGCACCCCCGTCACCATTACGGGCAGCGGTCCTGACTATGCGACCTACCTGAAGCAGTCCAATGCCAAGGCTAAGGCCAATGCCGCTAAACTGGCCGACGCGAAGAAAAAAGCCGCTGAGGGCAAAGTCGCCGAGGCTGCTAAAGAAACTGCCGAAGCCACCACGCTGACCGCGGATGATCCCAATGGTCCTGGTGCTGCCGCCACAACCACCATCACAACCTTGCCAGCCACCCCAGTAGCGCCTGCCGCACCAGCGGCTCCTGCCCCGGTAGCACCAGCTGCCCCCACAGCCCCTGTGGAGGAGATCAAACCTGCTGTGCCGAACGATCAAGCCCAGTAA
- a CDS encoding cupin domain-containing protein has product MTRVSADDLPWNAQSSPQGKYGVLRRALSQAAGCGKDTGTWGGGHPFEVEIHRVPPGKINFPLHEHSAQWEAYYILAGQGTLRHGEGHEEPVKAGDYLVLPPGDAHQLINSGSEDLTFLVIADQPQADIIHYPDSGKWLLKPQRKVFEMKEVDYFQGEE; this is encoded by the coding sequence ATGACCCGTGTCTCCGCCGATGACTTGCCCTGGAATGCCCAAAGTTCACCCCAGGGGAAATACGGGGTCTTGAGGCGTGCCCTCTCCCAGGCCGCAGGCTGCGGTAAAGACACCGGCACTTGGGGAGGTGGGCATCCCTTCGAGGTGGAGATTCACCGAGTTCCACCTGGAAAGATCAATTTTCCCCTGCATGAGCACAGTGCTCAGTGGGAGGCATATTACATCCTTGCCGGTCAGGGGACGCTGCGTCATGGAGAAGGCCATGAGGAGCCCGTGAAAGCGGGAGATTATCTGGTGCTCCCACCGGGAGATGCGCACCAGCTTATCAACTCAGGTTCTGAGGATCTCACCTTCCTGGTCATCGCCGATCAACCGCAGGCGGATATTATTCACTATCCAGACTCGGGTAAATGGCTGCTGAAACCGCAGCGTAAAGTCTTCGAAATGAAGGAGGTGGATTATTTCCAGGGGGAAGAGTGA
- a CDS encoding Fur family transcriptional regulator produces the protein MATPSPRSTSKPSGLDCRLAVLGTDARLTPHRRDVFQALAESNDHPTAYDLFTRVKERSPSISLATVYNCLDHLTSHGLIRQVQLERGQSRYCANLHEHVHFHCETCGKVIDAHPAADFDPAKFWNLPAGTKVTRMDIAIHGTCEVCAAKA, from the coding sequence ATGGCCACCCCATCCCCACGATCCACCTCCAAGCCTAGCGGCTTGGACTGCCGTCTGGCTGTGCTGGGCACAGACGCCCGGCTCACCCCGCATCGTCGCGACGTTTTTCAGGCACTGGCGGAGTCCAACGACCACCCAACGGCTTACGACCTCTTCACCCGCGTGAAGGAGCGCTCCCCCAGCATCTCTCTGGCCACGGTCTATAACTGCCTGGATCACCTCACTAGCCACGGCCTGATCCGTCAGGTGCAACTGGAGCGCGGCCAATCCCGCTACTGCGCCAATCTGCACGAGCACGTCCACTTTCACTGCGAGACCTGCGGCAAAGTCATCGATGCCCACCCGGCAGCGGATTTTGACCCCGCCAAATTCTGGAACCTTCCGGCTGGCACCAAGGTCACTCGTATGGACATCGCCATCCATGGCACCTGCGAAGTCTGCGCCGCCAAAGCCTAA
- the sufC gene encoding Fe-S cluster assembly ATPase SufC — protein MSLEIKNLHAQIPGREILKGLNLTINPGEVHAIMGPNGSGKSTLSKVLCGHEDYEVTGGEVLLEGENILEMEVDERSRAGLFLAFQYPHEIPGVSNANFLRAALKARLPKGEDIDAIKFYKQLYARMDQLEMDRSFTSRSVNEGFSGGEKKRNEILQLMMLEPKYAILDETDSGLDIDALKIVSRGVNAMRSENRGFLVITHYQRLLNYIQPDIVHVMIDGQIVHTGGKELALKLEEKGYDWVKEELLANA, from the coding sequence ATGTCCCTCGAAATCAAAAACCTCCACGCCCAGATCCCCGGTCGCGAAATCCTCAAAGGCCTGAACCTCACCATCAATCCCGGTGAAGTGCATGCCATCATGGGGCCGAACGGCTCAGGCAAAAGCACACTCAGTAAGGTGCTCTGTGGCCACGAAGACTACGAAGTCACGGGTGGTGAAGTGCTATTGGAGGGTGAAAACATCCTGGAGATGGAAGTGGATGAGCGCAGCCGCGCCGGTCTCTTTCTGGCTTTCCAGTATCCGCATGAGATTCCCGGCGTCAGCAACGCCAACTTCCTGCGTGCTGCTCTGAAGGCTCGTCTGCCCAAGGGTGAAGACATCGATGCGATCAAGTTTTACAAGCAACTGTACGCTCGCATGGACCAGCTGGAGATGGACCGCAGCTTCACCAGCCGCAGCGTCAATGAAGGATTCTCCGGCGGTGAGAAAAAGCGCAATGAGATCCTCCAGCTCATGATGCTGGAGCCGAAGTATGCCATTCTCGATGAAACCGACTCCGGCCTGGACATTGACGCCCTCAAGATCGTCTCCCGCGGCGTCAATGCCATGCGCAGTGAGAACCGCGGCTTCCTCGTCATCACTCACTACCAGCGCCTGCTGAACTACATTCAGCCCGACATCGTCCATGTGATGATCGACGGCCAAATCGTCCACACCGGCGGTAAAGAACTGGCCCTCAAGCTGGAAGAGAAAGGCTATGACTGGGTCAAGGAAGAGCTGCTGGCAAATGCCTGA
- a CDS encoding YcxB family protein translates to MNEEITASCKWDVVSHLPSFKWANWGERWRLPVLVLMAVGISFYLLWFIAKKDHIAFQDIMPWVLMICACGYASKRILGFKAEYIRQLKATPGYGQMAVWTINEEGYEERLSSHHAFIAWKDVCESKVTPDGVMIFLPEGTFNWLPKRAFSESDYSRFLGFIASKTKHSKIS, encoded by the coding sequence ATGAACGAAGAGATTACAGCTTCTTGTAAGTGGGACGTGGTATCACACCTCCCTTCTTTCAAATGGGCTAACTGGGGAGAGCGCTGGCGCTTGCCTGTGCTCGTTCTCATGGCTGTAGGCATTTCGTTTTATCTTCTGTGGTTCATTGCCAAAAAAGACCACATCGCTTTCCAGGACATTATGCCCTGGGTTCTAATGATTTGCGCCTGCGGATACGCATCCAAGAGGATACTCGGTTTTAAAGCCGAATATATTCGTCAACTCAAAGCAACTCCAGGCTATGGCCAAATGGCAGTTTGGACAATAAATGAGGAGGGGTATGAAGAACGTCTTTCTTCCCACCACGCTTTCATCGCCTGGAAAGATGTCTGTGAATCAAAAGTGACGCCAGATGGTGTCATGATTTTCCTGCCTGAAGGCACCTTTAATTGGCTTCCAAAGAGAGCCTTCTCTGAATCTGACTATTCCCGCTTTCTCGGCTTCATTGCCTCCAAAACCAAGCATTCCAAAATCAGCTGA